A window from Rhea pennata isolate bPtePen1 chromosome 1, bPtePen1.pri, whole genome shotgun sequence encodes these proteins:
- the LOC134149868 gene encoding zinc finger protein 436-like, which translates to MSEHEEDNPQPGGAAAARPCGALSNFFVREVSSAGCDPGIACMQPDLLSAETRPEKAPRCGFRKRKDTVVHQRAFMGEKPYICVECGQSFNRSSDLIRHQRIHTGEKPYVCADCGKSFSRRSHLIQHQRVHTGERPYQCKDCGKSFSQSTHLVQHQRNHTGERPYVCAKCGRNFYQNSGLLRHANFHTGEKPYKCPQCGKRFSDSSNLIAHQRLHTGEKPYKCADCNKCFSESSKLVIHRRIHTGEKPYLCPDCGKSFSQRSHLVQHRRTHTGEKPYKCTECGTCFSDNSTLIRHRRTHTGEKPFKCPQCGKSFSRNSYLVSHQRVHVW; encoded by the coding sequence ATGAGTGAGCATGAGGAGGACAACCCCCAGCCAGGtggtgcagcagcagcccgACCCTGTGGGGCCCTCTCGAACTTCTTTGTGAGGGAAGTATCATCAGCAGGCTGCGATCCGGGAATCGCCTGTATGCAGCCAGACCTCCTCTCAGCAGAGACAAGGCCAGAGAAGGCTCCTCGCTGCGGCTTCCGGAAGCGGAAGGACACAGTGGTCCACCAGAGAGCGTTCATGGGAGAGAAACCATACATCTGTGTTGAGTGCGGGCAAAGCTTCAACCGCAGCTCGGACCTCATCCGCCACCAGAGGATCCACACGGGGGAGAAGCCATATGTATGTGCCGACTGTGGGAAAAGCTTCAGCCGCCGCTCTCACCTCATCCAGCACCAGCGTGTCCACACAGGTGAGCGGCCATACCAGTGCAAGGACTGTGGGAAGAGCTTCAGCCAGAGTACCCACTTGGTGCAGCACCAGCGCAACCATACTGGTGAGAGGCCTTATGTGTGCGCCAAGTGTGGGAGGAATTTCTATCAGAACTCAGGCCTGCTCCGCCATGCCAACTTCCACACGGGCGAGAAGCCCTATAAGTGCCCCCAGTGTGGGAAGCGCTTCAGTGACAGCTCCAACCTCATTGCTCACCAGCGGCTCCACACGGGAGAGAAGCCCTACAAGTGTGCTGACTGCAACAAGTGCTTCAGTGAGAGCTCCAAGCTGGTCATTCACCGGCGCATCCACACTGGTGAGAAGCCTTACTTGTGTCCTGACTGTGGGAAGAGTTTCAGCCAGCGTTCACACCTTGTTCAACACCGTCGCACCCACACCGGGGAGAAGCCCTACAAATGTACTGAGTGTGGGACCTGCTTCAGTGACAACTCTACCCTCATCCGTCACCGTCGCACCCACACTGGGGAGAAACCTTTCAAATGTCCCCAGTGTGGGAAGAGTTTCAGTCGCAACTCCTATTTAGTTTCACATCAGCGAGTGCATGTGTGGTAG